In Apis mellifera strain DH4 linkage group LG3, Amel_HAv3.1, whole genome shotgun sequence, one DNA window encodes the following:
- the LOC412002 gene encoding E3 ubiquitin-protein ligase Ubr3 isoform X2 has product MSGLCTDILRKSYTAAHIHAECSNLTHDSGCPPSLTKLLDELLNPSKDIGDRETINWCKWLIASGNTPEKFAKIVRMYDNATTCGLVWTPNFVAYRCRTCGISPCMSLCTECFKKGNHYGHDFNMFLSQAGGACDCGDASVMKESGFCDRHGPKAAVDTSAAPSNLMCVAEAMMPRIILRLIQHLRENCTVGRRNYEAAIQDADEYLTMLIDFNKMGALMRHVMTSALTNPQKYRNLMDPTVSTGEPEYDSYCQDSNEIYQNAVRSLPNPEPPDEYKECASLQEHLQHTTFLEELMFWTVAYQFPQKLVCLLLNMLPDPEYKEALTRAFVLHYSRVSMMLERSTDPDTLSNRVVHVSVQLFSNESLALKMVDQLKLLHVMVIALKYMMSKILIQNTLHDPDKNFHYVVDCERQVMKEHCYWPIVSDLNNVLSHKPIAVRFMSDDTLLEMWFDFLSMFQGMNVNQREVNQHVEYESNTYYAAFSAELEASAYPMWALVSHLRGPESAVLTRRVLSFCLTALQDWLDAINFTHPNVSDSLQVSFHLPLHRYFAVFMCQAVRQQGATLNDLLPPTDMLHLLMMHPLRVQVAFYEILNGLWVRNGLQIKGQIMTYIQCNFCNSMVDADLYLLQICATKLQPDIFLKTIVKKFLVKQELSLCLYRTSQNEYMDGKHDMPMLESFLTFLAILLNVRTNLGLSDPEMSRLEMVTLLSMGDKTHSQLMELMPERSGSTQNRDFESVLADVAVYRAPNLEASGNMQQGMYGPKPRLVWEELFDPLHVLLRAAQRGDFQMAMDRFTEYVKQSGKLKNSAIPWPPFRHPAPVSSAYDDPRIVLRSRVFHSMILIILYKSVYGHNISEHVMALTIYLLEMAVITAEIPDKSMNPLCHYTSDESSRIIKDMDLDGWYKTDDLSENLRTVIPKVILVQESESSSSDSDFEWEIQGEMTEVGTSLMINDATDEGSLEVLALPSLDTISNDTGLQVAMNASLPVLPQVNDFVSQPALPPAPQRPAVMAGNEIVAATTMYSRLSNSNITTTEIVPSTSSSHKHFKRRETQGGSLQSQTIKVDESIITLLLKLHSQLSGVPDSYNPEQSAMSDNEASSSSTIEPIESRIGDGPFFIANLLNKITNLDPMCKEAINEARNKLWPSMQESEDKQREKEDREREERRRRAKERQQKLMAEFANKRKQFMEKAMETDGAGVSGMDWDQKDNATKLTSKKEYDCVICSQSSPSTEDNPMGLVVLVQGTSVIGHERQQPDRLVLPTSDEDPPIPKCDTRGAYFDRRMDAMDRHFDTVSLLLSINLGWEGGVYVQTCGHHLHLDCLLPYVKSLGHQQRQLSLAVDSGEYLCPLCRQLANCFLPLSPQLGKRGTIVRSPYVPFPTILPEINNLLKEVQRNSSTKRTFLSEAMRKAVQDMTRCTNSKCQQQHSYKSLFAFITSIARTNFEIELVQRGGSLCILPPTTIPLRPKRDCIVALLDVLAKNARLCMFWPVQHTWQQLCGLPAESATPLALTLHEEEVPLLLRDPTALLIQFILLLPLHLDQTYFSSVVKVIYNLLYYQVIVQISGGLTQAERNTFLRRECNDRGSMSSETILCKIIEYFNNSSLYHSDTVLYDPSTSSCTPYARDKMHSIEQQIQFMCLPFLRIAALLRYHLYEEPLPLIKTPQVEFARLVYYLELVTESMDWNMFNSAVALNWQDNEISASVPRMWCDQFLAFLNRSDAGRYLIMEQHISWQVPKLLSLPREYEKIFTYYHGRQCRQGHSIPQEISICLLCGAIVCLKQNRKQWNVCEVVQHSIDCGGGTGIYLVVTSTYIVVIRGQRVCLWGSLYLDDFEEEDRDLKRGKPLYLNQDRYQLLEQQWLAHRFDHTKKTWVWHRDIL; this is encoded by the exons ATGTCAGGCTTATGCACTGATATATTAAGGAAAAGTTATACAGCTGCTCATATACATGCAGAATGTAGTAATTTGACTCATGACAGTGGCTGTCCACCATCTCTTACTAAATTATTGGATGAACTGTTAAATCCTAGTAAAGATATTGGTGACAGAGAAACCATAAATTGGTGTAAATGGTTAATAGCTAGTGGTAATACACCAGAAAAATTTGCTAAAATAG taaGAATGTATGATAATGCTACAACTTGTGGATTAGTTTGGACACCTAATTTTGTTGCATATCGTTGTCGTACATGTGGTATTTCACCATGTATGTCTTTATGTAcagaatgttttaaaaaaggcAATCATTATGGCCATGACTTTAATATGTTTTTGAGTCAAGCAGGAGGTGCATGTGATTGTGGTGATGCATCTGTTATGAAAGAATCAgg attttgtgATAGGCATGGACCAAAAGCAGCTGTTGATACATCAGCTGCTCCTTCAAATTTAATGTGTGTGGCAGAAGCAATGATGCCTAGAATAATTCTTCGTCTTATACAACATTTACGTGAAAATTg TACTGTAGGTCGACGAAATTATGAAGCTGCAATACAAGATGCAgatgaatatttaacaatgctcattgattttaataaaatgggtGCATTAATGAGGCATGTTATGACATCAGCTTTAACTAATCCACAAAAATATAGGAATCTTATGGATCCTACTGTATCAACTGGAGAACCAGAATATGATAGTTATTGTCAAGAtagtaatgaaatatatcaaaatgcaGTAAGATCATTACCAAATCCAGAACCACCTGATGAATACAAAg aatgtgCATCACTACAAGAACATTTACAACATACCacttttttagaagaattaatgTTTTGGACAGTGGCTTATCAATTTCCACAGAAATTAgtctgtttattattaaatatgttaccAGATCCAGAATATAAAGAAGCACTCACTCGAGCATTTGTTTTACATTATAGTAGAGTTTCAATGATGCTTGAACGTTCAACAGATCCCGATACTTTGAGCAATAGAGTAGTTCACGTCAGTGTACag CTATTCAGTAATGAAAGTTTAGCATTGAAAATGGTAGATCAATTAAAGTTATTGCATGTTATGGTGAtagctttaaaatatatgatgagtaaaatattgattcaaaatACTTTACATG atccagacaaaaattttcattatgtaGTAGATTGTGAACGTCAAGTGATGAAGGAACATTGCTATTGGCCTATTGTATCAGATTTAAACAATGTTCTTTCACACAAACCTATAGCTGTCAGATTTATGAGTGATGATACACTTTTAGAAATGTGGTTTGATTTTCTATCTATGTTTCaag gAATGAATGTAAATCAACGAGAAGTAAATCAACATGTTGAATATGAGTCTAATACATACTATGCAGCATTTAGTGCAGAATTAGAAGCTAGTGCATATCCAATGTGGGCTCTAGTTTCTCATTTACGAGGTCCAGAAAGTGCAGTTCTTACTCGTAgagttttatcattttgtcTCACTGCATTGCAAGATTGGCTAGATGCTATAAATTTTACTCATCCAAATGTG AGTGATAGTTTACAAGTGTCTTTTCATCTTCCATTGCATCGATATTTTGCTGTATTTATGTGCCAAGCTGTGCGTCAACAAGGGGCTACACTCAATGATTTGTTACCTCCTACAGATATGTTACATCTTTTAATGATGCATCCTTTACGAGTTCAG gttgccttttatgaaattctaaatGGATTATGGGTGCGTAATGGTCTTCAAATAAAAGGTCAAATTATGACATACATACAATGCAACTTTTGTAATTCAATGGTAGATGCAGATCTTTATTTACTTCAAATCTGTGCAACAAAGCTACAACcagatatttttctaaaaacaattgttaaaaa attccTTGTGAAACAAGAGTTGAGTCTTTGTTTATACAGAACATCTCAAAATGAATACATGGATGGAAAACATGATATGCCTATGTTAGAaagttttttaacatttttagcAATATTACTTAATGTTCGAACAAATTTAG gtTTATCTGATCCTGAAATGTCCCGTTTAGAAATGGTTACTTTATTATCTATGGGAGATAAAACTCATAGTCAATTAATGGAATTAATGCCAGAACGTTCTGGTAGTACCCAAAATAGAGATTTTGAATCTGTATTGGCTGAT gtTGCAGTGTATAGGGCACCTAATCTTGAAGCTAGTGGAAATATGCAACAAGGAATGTATGGACCAAAACCTCGTTTAGTCTGGGAAGAGTTATTTGATCCCTTGCATGTTTTGCTAAGAGCAGCTCAAAGAGGAGATTTTCAAATGGCAATGGATCGTTTTACTGAATA tgtGAAGCAatcaggaaaattaaaaaatagtgcAATTCCATGGCCACCATTTAGGCATCCTGCTCCTGTTTCATCTGCATATGATGATCCACGAATTGTATTACGATCTAGAGTTTTTCAttctatgattttaataattttatataaatctgtgTATGGACATAACATATCAGAGCATGTAATGGCAttgactatttatttattagaaatggcAGTAATTACTGCAGAAATTCCTGATAAATCt aTGAATCCTTTGTGTCATTATACTAGTGACGAATCATCtcgtataataaaagatatggaTTTAGATGGTTGGTATAAAACTGATGACTTGTCTGAAAATTTGAGAACAGTAATACCTAAAGTAATCTTAGTTCAAGAATCAGAATCAAGTAGTTCAGATA gTGATTTTGAATGGGAAATTCAAGGTGAAATGACTGAGGTTGGAACTTCACTCATGATAAATGATGCAACAGATGAAGGTTCTTTAGAAGTTTTAGCTCTTCCATCTTTAGATACTATCAGTAATGATACTGGATTACAAGTTGCTATGAATGCTTCTTTACCTGTTTTACCTCAAGTAAAtg ATTTTGTTAGTCAACCAGCATTACCACCAGCACCTCAACGACCTGCCGTTATGGCTGGTAACGAAATAGTTGCTGCAACAACAATGTACTCGAGACTGAGTAATTCTAATATAACAACGACAGAAATTGTTCCATCTACATCAAGTTcacataaacattttaaaagaagagaaactcAG gGTGGATCATTACAATCACAAACTATAAAAGTAGATGAGAGTATAATCacgttattgttaaaattgcaTTCACAATTATCAGGTGTTCCAGATAGTTATAATCCTGAACAGAGTGCAATGTCAGATAATGAAGCTAGTAGTAGTTCAACTATAGAACCTATAGAATCGCGAATTGGTGATGGTCCATTCTTTATTGCGAATCTATTAAACAAGATAACAAACTTGGATCCTATGTGCAAAGAAGCTATAAATGAAGCTAGGAACAAATTATGGCCAAGTATGCAAGAAAGTGAAGATAAacaacgagagaaagaagatcgcgaaagagaagaaagacgaAGACGAGCAAAAGAAAGACAGCAAAAATTAATGGCTGAATTTGCTAATAAACGAAAGCAATTCATGGAAAAAGCAATGGAAACAG ATGGAGCAGGAGTATCTGGTATGGATTGGGATCAAAAAGATAATGCAACAAAATTAACTAGTAAAAAGGAATATGATTGTGTTATTTGCAGTCAAAGTAGTCCTAGTACTGAAGATAATCCTATGGGTCTTGTTGTATTAGTTcaa ggAACAAGTGTCATTGGTCATGAACGTCAACAACCAGATAGACTAGTTTTACCTACATCTGATGAAGATCCGCCTATACCAAAGTGTGATACACGCGGTGCCTATTTTGATCGTAGAATGGATGCAATGGATCGACATTTTGATact gtcTCGTTGCTGTTATCCATTAATTTAGGTTGGGAAGGTGGAGTTTATGTTCAAACGTGTGGTCACCATTTACATTTAGATTGTTTGTTGCCATATGTAAAGTCTCTTGGTCATCAACAAAGACAGCTTTCTCTTGCTGTAGATAGTGGCGAATATTTATGTCCACTTTGTCGACAATTAGCTAATTGTTTTCTTCCACTTTCTCCACAATTAGGAAAACGTGGAACAATTGTACGATCTCCTTATGTTCCTTTTCCTACAATACTTCCGgagataaataatcttttaaaagaagTACAACGAAATTCATCAACG aaaCGAACATTTTTATCTGAAGCAATGCGTAAAGCAGTACAAGATATGACAAGGTGCACAAATTCTAAATGTCAACAACAACATAGTTATAAAAGTTTGTTTGCTTTTATAACTTCTATAGCACGaactaattttgaaattgaactcGTTCAACGTGGCGGATCATTGTGTATTCTTCCACCTACTACAATACCTTTAAGACCAAAACGTGATTGTATtg ttgcaCTTCTTGATGTGCTTGCAAAAAATGCACGTCTATGTATGTTTTGGCCAGTACAACATACATGGCAACAATTATGCGGATTACCTGCGGAATCAGCAACTCCACTTGCTCTAACACTACATGAAGAAGAAGTTCCTTTACTTCTTAGAGATCCGACTGCTCttcttatacaatttatattattacttccTTTGCATTTGGAtcaaa caTATTTCTCTAGCGtagtaaaagtaatttataacttattgtACTATCAAGTTATAGTACAAATAAGCGGTGGTCTCACACAAGCAgaaagaaatacatttttaaggAGAGAATGTAATGATCGCGGTTCTATGTCTTCAGAAACAATACTCTGCaaaatcattgaatatttcaataacagTTCACTCTACCATTCAGATACTGTTTTATATGATCCATCCACTTCGTCGTGTACACCATATGCACGAGATAAAATGCACAGTATCGAACAACAG aTTCAATTTATGTGTTTACCATTTTTACGCATAGCTGCATTGCTTCGTTATCATTTGTACGAGGAACCGTTACCTTTAATTAAAACACCACAAGTCGAATTTGCAAGATTAGTATATTACTTAGAATTAGTTACAGAAAGTATGGATTGGAATATGTTTAATTCTGCTGTAGCTTTGAATTGGCAAGATAATGAGATTAGTGCATCAGTACCTCGAATGTGGTGTGATCAATTTCTTGCATTCTTAAATCGAAGTGATGCAGGCAGGTATTTAATTATGGAACAACATATATCATGGCAAGTGCCCAAGTTACTTAGTCTTCCAAGGGaatatgaaaagatttttacg tattatcaTGGACGACAATGTCGTCAAGGTCATTCAATCCCACAGGAGATTAGTATTTGTTTGTTATGTGGTGCCATTGTTTGTTTAAAACAAAATCGCAAGCAATGGAATGTATGCGAAGTTGTTCaa caTTCAATTGATTGTGGAGGTGGAACTGGTATATATCTGGTAGTAACATCAACTTATATTGTTGTAATTCGCGGTCAACGTGTTTGCTTATGGGGATCTTTATATCTCGATGATTTCGAGGAAGAAGATAGAGAtttgaa acGTGGGAAACCTCTTTACCTAAATCAAGATAGGTATCAATTATTAGAACAACAATGGTTAGCACATAGGTTTGATCATACAAAAAAAACATGGGTATGGCATCGTGACATACTGTAA